Proteins from one Candidatus Dormiibacterota bacterium genomic window:
- a CDS encoding sigma-70 family RNA polymerase sigma factor, producing MSTANTAGVPDAFWRDPVERAKSDPAAFGQLYDRYAPQIYRFVRARVRDDGLAEDITAEVFLSALRSIKGYQDQGRPFSCWLYRIAVNAVASHYRSKRLPLPLDEQRDLVSPLLDPLDEVVGRERIQTVWQAVDRLPAQQRAAMILKFSEDMTMEEVGAVLGKSPAAAKLLIYRAVQRLRGEFAKGIANTIAA from the coding sequence ATGAGCACAGCCAACACCGCCGGCGTTCCCGACGCGTTCTGGCGCGATCCCGTGGAGCGCGCGAAGTCCGATCCCGCCGCCTTCGGCCAGCTCTACGACCGCTATGCACCCCAGATCTACCGCTTCGTCCGGGCCCGGGTGCGCGACGACGGCCTGGCCGAAGACATTACGGCGGAGGTCTTTCTCAGCGCGCTCCGGAGCATCAAGGGCTATCAGGACCAGGGCCGTCCCTTCAGCTGCTGGCTCTATCGAATTGCGGTCAACGCTGTCGCCAGCCACTACCGCAGCAAGCGATTGCCGCTCCCGCTCGACGAGCAGCGTGACCTCGTCTCTCCGCTGCTCGATCCACTCGACGAGGTCGTTGGTCGCGAGCGCATCCAGACCGTCTGGCAGGCCGTCGACCGGCTGCCCGCGCAACAACGAGCGGCGATGATCTTGAAGTTCTCCGAAGACATGACGATGGAGGAGGTTGGTGCGGTACTGGGCAAATCGCCCGCTGCCGCCAAGCTGTTGATATACCGAGCGGTGCAACGGCTGCGTGGCGAGTTCGCGAAGGGGATCGCCAACACGATCGCCGCGTAA
- the fdhD gene encoding formate dehydrogenase accessory sulfurtransferase FdhD → MKDRSSHRARVLRYGEEDGVRVDDQLAAEEPMEIRIGGTPLTVMMRTPGHERELAYGFLFGEGIIRKAADVASMRMVPNGEHPDLENVIDVDLAPDAPGVDRRWQRNFLAASSCGLCGVSSIEAIHESAPPLPDGDLKIDRDIIYGLDARLRSEQAIFARTGGLHAAGLFTAMGDLVAVREDIGRHNAVDKIVGHAVERQLLPLDHHILMVSGRTSFEIVQKALQARIPVLVAVSAPSSLARDLAQASNQTLIGFLRGRSLNVYSGRQRIQA, encoded by the coding sequence GTGAAGGATCGGAGCTCGCATCGTGCGCGGGTGCTTCGCTACGGCGAGGAGGACGGCGTCCGCGTCGACGACCAGCTCGCCGCCGAGGAGCCGATGGAAATCCGCATTGGCGGCACCCCGCTGACGGTCATGATGCGGACGCCAGGGCACGAGCGCGAGCTGGCATACGGCTTTCTTTTTGGCGAAGGCATCATCCGGAAGGCCGCCGATGTCGCCAGCATGCGGATGGTTCCAAATGGCGAACATCCGGACCTGGAGAACGTCATCGACGTCGATCTAGCTCCCGATGCGCCCGGCGTCGACCGGCGCTGGCAGCGAAATTTCCTCGCCGCGTCCAGCTGCGGACTCTGTGGGGTCAGTAGCATCGAAGCGATCCACGAGTCGGCGCCGCCGCTGCCGGACGGGGATCTTAAGATCGACCGCGACATCATTTACGGTCTCGACGCGCGGCTCCGGTCGGAGCAGGCGATCTTTGCGCGCACCGGCGGCCTGCACGCGGCAGGCCTCTTCACGGCGATGGGCGATCTGGTGGCGGTCCGGGAGGACATCGGACGGCACAACGCCGTGGACAAGATCGTCGGCCACGCGGTTGAGCGGCAGCTGCTCCCGCTCGACCACCACATCCTCATGGTCAGCGGCCGGACGTCGTTTGAGATCGTCCAGAAGGCGCTCCAGGCCCGCATCCCGGTACTGGTGGCGGTCTCAGCCCCGTCCAGCCTGGCCCGCGACCTTGCCCAGGCGTCGAATCAGACCTTGATCGGTTTTCTGCGGGGCCGCAGTCTGAACGTCTACAGCGGCCGGCAGCGTATCCAGGCGTAA
- a CDS encoding ABC transporter substrate-binding protein translates to MIGRASCAVGLALALLLSSCNLPGTPAPSASTSHATTSRVSHLQLSEAEDAQTLDPALINDPTSLAIGAELFQGLTRLDATLRPVAALAQSWEIADAGRLYTFHLRAAKYQSGTTVQAQDALTAWKRALAPETASPLTTFFAPLGARYPGDTISGVQVIGQRTLVVRLPQPDSSLLTRLALPPFWLDDPGLNGAVSSGSGPYHLDQWDRGHSLQLSAFADYWGPRPQVRKVDIEIEPDSTKRLDRYTSGAVDIAHGFTGPQLLAFARDPQRLAQLHKVANTRTTYLGFNTVAGSGYGPPERMAMAQTIDRGRLTDLALFGSMLAAPATDLIPPGVAGHLDRPLTAFDPIAARTALDQAGFPAQIGIYFSTNSTVGRVAKDLQDQISNATGRTVNLHPTGDFFNRAALDQLPVFIDTWSADFPYASDVLDNLLGSNAQFNNLRLSDPRIDAALAKAKAATTWDDALKAYQQAEAIALADHRLIPLYSGVEPYLVRTGLKVPFSGGTLAYRWEDVR, encoded by the coding sequence ATGATCGGCCGCGCCAGCTGCGCGGTGGGGCTGGCGCTGGCGCTGCTGCTGAGCTCGTGCAACCTGCCGGGCACGCCTGCGCCGTCAGCCTCCACCTCGCATGCGACTACGAGTCGCGTCTCGCATCTCCAATTGAGTGAGGCCGAAGACGCGCAGACGCTCGACCCCGCTTTGATCAACGATCCCACCTCGCTGGCAATCGGCGCCGAGCTCTTTCAAGGGCTGACTCGCCTCGACGCGACCCTCCGCCCGGTTGCGGCCCTGGCGCAGAGTTGGGAGATCGCAGATGCCGGCCGTCTCTATACCTTTCACTTGCGCGCCGCGAAATACCAATCGGGTACGACCGTCCAGGCGCAGGACGCGCTGACCGCCTGGAAGCGCGCGCTCGCGCCGGAGACCGCGAGCCCTCTGACCACGTTCTTCGCGCCGCTCGGGGCGCGCTACCCAGGAGACACGATCAGTGGCGTGCAGGTGATCGGCCAGAGAACCCTCGTGGTGCGGCTGCCGCAGCCCGACAGCTCGCTGCTGACGCGGCTCGCGTTACCGCCATTCTGGCTGGACGATCCCGGCCTCAACGGAGCCGTTTCTTCCGGAAGTGGTCCGTACCACCTTGATCAGTGGGATCGCGGCCACAGCCTTCAGCTCAGTGCGTTCGCCGACTACTGGGGCCCCCGACCGCAAGTCCGCAAGGTCGACATCGAGATCGAGCCTGACTCGACCAAACGCCTCGATCGATACACGAGCGGCGCGGTCGACATCGCCCACGGCTTCACCGGTCCGCAGCTGCTCGCGTTTGCCCGCGACCCGCAGCGCCTCGCGCAGCTGCACAAGGTCGCGAACACGCGCACCACGTACCTCGGGTTCAACACCGTCGCCGGCAGCGGCTATGGCCCTCCCGAGCGAATGGCGATGGCGCAGACGATCGACCGTGGCCGCCTCACCGATCTCGCGCTCTTCGGGTCGATGCTCGCGGCTCCGGCGACCGACCTGATTCCGCCCGGCGTGGCCGGCCATCTCGATCGGCCGCTAACGGCCTTCGACCCGATCGCCGCCCGCACGGCCCTCGACCAGGCAGGGTTCCCGGCGCAGATCGGGATCTATTTCTCGACGAATTCGACCGTCGGACGGGTCGCAAAAGACCTGCAAGATCAGATCAGCAATGCGACGGGGCGGACCGTCAATCTGCATCCGACTGGCGATTTCTTCAACCGCGCCGCGCTCGACCAGCTGCCCGTCTTCATCGATACCTGGAGCGCCGATTTCCCCTACGCGTCGGATGTGCTCGACAACCTGCTCGGCTCCAACGCCCAGTTCAACAACCTTCGGTTGAGCGATCCGCGGATCGATGCCGCCCTGGCGAAGGCGAAAGCCGCGACAACGTGGGACGACGCGCTCAAGGCGTATCAGCAGGCCGAAGCTATCGCGCTCGCCGATCACCGGCTGATTCCCCTCTACAGCGGCGTCGAGCCATACCTGGTTCGAACAGGACTGAAGGTGCCGTTCAGCGGCGGTACGCTGGCCTACCGCTGGGAGGATGTTCGCTAG